The Clostridium sporogenes region GTTTAAGCAAAATAGCAAGAATAGCAGATATGGTAGGCCGTAGATTGCAGCTTCAAGAAAGAATCGGAAGTGATATAGCAGAAATTCTACAAAAGGTAACTAATTCAGAGGATGTAGCCGTTATTATAGAGGGAGAACATGGCTGCATGACCACTAGAGGAATAAAAAAACCAGGGACTAAAACTATAACAACTACCCTAAGAGGGAAATTTAATACTGATTCTATTGTAAGCAATAAATTAATGATGCTGTATACCAAATAAAAGAATTATTGGTTCTAGGTGAAAGTTAATTAAAATAAATATATATAAGTGTGAATAGGTTGAGAATAAGTGTAAAGTTGCATATATGATAAAAGTATTTAAATTTATAGCTATGACAAGGGGCTTTACACCTTGTACGTTACATAATAAAGGGATGTGTAGTAAATGAATAAGGAAAAAGCAATAGTAGTATTTAGTGGTGGACAAGATAGCACAACCTGTCTATTTTGGGCAAAGAAAAAATATAAAGAAGTTGTAGCAGTATCTTTTGATTATAATCAAAAGCATAAGTTAGAGTTAGAATGTGCAAAGGATATATGTGAAAAATATAATATTGAACATAAGATTTTAGACTTAAACTTACTAAATCAATTAGCACCAAATTCATTAACAAGACAGGATATAACTGTTGATAAAAGTGCACCAAAAGAAGGAGTACCAAATTCTTTTGTAGATGGAAGAAATTTATTATTTTTAAGCTTTGTTGCAGTATTTGCAAAGCAAAGAGGAATAAACACTATAATAACTGGTGTATCACAAAGTGATTTTAGTGGATATCCAGATTGTAGAGATGTGTTCATAAAATCTTTAAATGTTACATTAAATCTAGCTATGGATTATGAATTTGAAATATTAACACCTTTAATGTGGATTAATAAAGCAGAAACTTGGAAAATGGCTTATGATTTAGGTGTTCTTGATATTGTTAAAGAAGAGACTCTAACTTGCTATAATGGGATAAAAGCTGATGGCTGTGGAGAATGCCCATCTTGTAAATTAAGAAAAAATGGATATTTAGAGTTTGAAAGGGAATATTTGGAATAATATAAATTTAGAAATCTATTTATAAGAAATTGAATAGATACCATATAGATTTTCATATTAAAAGGCATTATAGGTCAAGAAGAATACAATAAATTTCGGTATTCTAATTATAGGAGGTGTGATTTTATGGAATCATGGGAATCTATTCAAAAAACTTTAGATTATATTGAAGAAAACTTATCAGAAAAAATGGAAATCGGTAATTTGGCAAAGGTAGCATGTCTATCACCTTTTTACTATCAAAGACTATTTAGTCGTTTAGTTGGCAAACCTGTTATGGAATATATAAAACTTCGCAGACTTGCCCATACCACGAATTTTTTGTTAAGTAGTGATAGCAAAATTATTGATATTGGGATGACAGTTGGCTTTGAAAGCCATGAAACATTTACTCGTTCATTTAAAGGTGCGTATGGTTTTACACCGGAAGCTTTTCGTAAAGGACCAAGACCTTTAACGCATTTTTTAAAGCCTGACTTATCTATGAAATATACATTGATACAGGAGGATGTACCACTTGTAGCCAATGGAATTATTTTAGAAGTTAGTCAAAAAAATTTGGAGAATCCTCGCTTTTTTCAGGGGCTATCAATAGATACTCCTTTTTCTAATAATCCAGGGGTAGATTATTTAGCTGAACTTTGGCACAGTTTTCATATGAAAAAAAGTACAATTAAAGACTTAAAAAAAGATGGAAATGAGATAGGTGTTGGAACTCATAGTGAAAAAGAAGGGCATATTAATTATTTTGTAGGAGCTGAGGTAAATAAGACTAATTGCCAGAGTGAATTTATAAGTTGGTCAATGCCATCTGGAGATTATGTAGTTTGTTCTTTTGAAGCAGAAAACTTTCATCTTTTAACCACTAATGCATTAGATAAAGCGGTGCAATATATGTATAGTACATGGCTTCCTAAAAACAAATTAACAACAGATGCATTTATGGCTGAATTGTATTTTGACACTAATGAAGATGCTGTTTATATGGAAATTTGGCTAAAATTAGTTTAAACTATAGATAAATAAAAGTATTTTACCAAAGGAGGATTAAATCTATGATTTGGAGTGAAATGTACGATGAAAGTACTAGACCTACTTTGGAAAACATAAAAGAATTTGTGAATAACAAGTTATGTGATGAACTTTGTTTGTCATTAGAAAAAACATATGCAGTATCACCTAAAATAGAATATAGCAAATGTTCTATGCAAAAAGGTTGGAATGTAAAGTATAAAAAGAGAGGAAAATCACTATGTACTATTTATCCAATGAAGGGTTATTTTATTGCACTTATTGTAATTGGTGAAAAAGAAGAAATAGAAACAAAATTAGTTATGCCAACTTGTAGTGGATATGTTCAAAAATTGTTTAAAGAAACACCTTTTTCATGTGGTGGAATATGGCTAATGATTGAGGTTAGAGAATTAGATACTTTACAGGATGCGTTAAAATTAATACAAATACGAGCAACCCCCAAAAAGCATTCAACTGTTAAATTTGATTTTGAAGAACCGGTGAGCTAATCACTGGTTTTTTTGTGTGGTAGTAAAGGAAAATTGTGTTATAATTAGTGTTAAGTAAATTATTGTAAGTTTATGAATTTTTTTATACAAATTATAGTTTTAATAGAATAAAATGATTTTTATTATAATAGTTGTTTATAAATCATAGAAAAGCAACAGTAGAAAGGAGAAATATGTTAGGAGAAATTAAATATTATAAATTGTTAGAATAATTAAATTGCTTAATCTTATATAGAAAAATAATAATGGGTTTATATAAGGGACAGGAGGGGGAAGGCTATGGAAATATCAAATAAAAATAGTGGTATATCCATAATAGATAGTATTATATTATTTTTTGAAATTAATATAAAATTACAGGTATATGTGATTCCGTTTTTAATTTTGGCTGCATACTTTGAATATAATGGATCAAAAATTACTTATTTATCTATTAAAGAATTAGGAACAGTAGTATGTTATATTTTTGTTATAAAAAATGTATATAAAAGATTTAAATCTGAAGAAAATTTTAGGTTTAAAATTCAATTTAAACCCATTTTAAAAGAATATATTTTTGTAATTATATCTACAATTGCATATATTCTTATATTTGGTAATACTATAGGACTATTACTACAAAATATTCCACAATCTGATC contains the following coding sequences:
- a CDS encoding DUF3788 domain-containing protein codes for the protein MIWSEMYDESTRPTLENIKEFVNNKLCDELCLSLEKTYAVSPKIEYSKCSMQKGWNVKYKKRGKSLCTIYPMKGYFIALIVIGEKEEIETKLVMPTCSGYVQKLFKETPFSCGGIWLMIEVRELDTLQDALKLIQIRATPKKHSTVKFDFEEPVS
- the queC gene encoding 7-cyano-7-deazaguanine synthase QueC — translated: MNKEKAIVVFSGGQDSTTCLFWAKKKYKEVVAVSFDYNQKHKLELECAKDICEKYNIEHKILDLNLLNQLAPNSLTRQDITVDKSAPKEGVPNSFVDGRNLLFLSFVAVFAKQRGINTIITGVSQSDFSGYPDCRDVFIKSLNVTLNLAMDYEFEILTPLMWINKAETWKMAYDLGVLDIVKEETLTCYNGIKADGCGECPSCKLRKNGYLEFEREYLE
- a CDS encoding AraC family transcriptional regulator; translated protein: MESWESIQKTLDYIEENLSEKMEIGNLAKVACLSPFYYQRLFSRLVGKPVMEYIKLRRLAHTTNFLLSSDSKIIDIGMTVGFESHETFTRSFKGAYGFTPEAFRKGPRPLTHFLKPDLSMKYTLIQEDVPLVANGIILEVSQKNLENPRFFQGLSIDTPFSNNPGVDYLAELWHSFHMKKSTIKDLKKDGNEIGVGTHSEKEGHINYFVGAEVNKTNCQSEFISWSMPSGDYVVCSFEAENFHLLTTNALDKAVQYMYSTWLPKNKLTTDAFMAELYFDTNEDAVYMEIWLKLV